CTATGAAAGAGTCAATGTTATTGTGCTGTTTATAACTGGTTTATAAAATCACGATCGGTTAAATCGGGTGTCTGAAAAGTTATCCTGATTGCATGGACACATTGTGATTTTTACGTAGAGATGTAAATCTTATTATTCAGAGCGCGTATAAGGTAAAatgatgtacattgtgtatttataaCATACGCATATATTAAGCGAAACCGTGTTtatgaatacattatatatatgcgTTGTCGAAATTGCGCACATATACcgaatgtttgtttatttagaacaacaaatgtgttttttctGATGTAGATGTACAGTATTTGTAGAATTTATGTGGCTGTGACGAGGACAAGTAATTTGTAGACAAGCCGGATGGTCATTTCGTCCCCGATTCGCAGCAACttattctgtttttaaatttaattgcagacatatatatatacaaatctgtGCTTTTAGTGTTAAAGATCGGTATATCCGACGTTCGGCGTGACTTTTCACGATGTCATAAGACATTCCAAATTTGCGAGCCACAATATCGATGTAACTTTCCTTTCCTTTGTCGCCATAGCTGACTTTAGCGTGAGAGTTGGTGAACAACAGTCTAGCGTTGGAATAACTGCCGGTGCTTTTCCCTTGACCAGTTGACCAGTGTGGTCAGCATTTGAATTTAttaaaagatataaaacatCCAACGACTTCATCAAATATATTGCACTTTTTCCTGAGAACACTTTTGTAATTCTTACTTGCTTGATAACCAATGTTTACCTACTACAACCACTTTTAGctacttttaaaaaatacgAGATATATACAACTATAATATTCCTGCTGTGTAACAATAACCAGACTACCGATAAGTAAACAAGATTCTTATTCTATTCCAGAATCATCAAACGAGGACAATTAAAGCATATTTAACTATACGTCAAGAAAAACACAAAAGGCTCGGGTGTTCCGGAACGATAAGCGTTTTCCTGCTTCGTCGACTACATTGGCCACGTGAATCCGTGGTAAAACGAAAGTAACGTAACGCGCTCAAAACGAAACCAACGTGTAAACCGCCTAGTCATACTAGCGAGTAACGCAAAAGAGATTGGCATACTTTTCAGCGAGACGACAACTGACTACAGACTCCCATGTATAATGCATCGTCGTTCCTGATGATACAACtgtaaaaagatatatatgtttCCAGGTTTCAATGAAATTCAGCCCAAGGCATCAATCGTCCTTTTTAAAGGTAAGAAATCAGGACTGATGTagcatgtatattgtatataattatgatgtCAAACTCGCACACATCTTAGACTGCCCGTGAATTCTAAAACGATACCCTATCGCTCCAAGTTTTTCTAGAGTCTGTGATAAACAGACATTCAAGATATACACCTTTCTCACGCTCTGTGACCAAGTAATGATATGTCAGCATATGCAGCTAGGACAATTCATTTTAACCGAATCGGAGTTTATTTCTGTATaaatcacaggggcttggcacgattttccaaatgatggtccatatatatatgtattatagtgacactataatacatatatatatggaccatcatttggaaaatcgtgatggtccatatatatatgtattatagtgacactataatacatatatatatggaccattcatttggaaaatcgtgccaagcccctgtggtataAATTACGTAGTAGTAGGGATAAAACTATTCAAATCAATAGTAAGCGACCGGTCATAACACCACACAGAAGTACGAGTCCTTATAGTATActgtattatacaaatatattatgggtgtctgtgcaatagtccagcatatttgaccctcgATACTGGTAATCAACTAGGCCTATAATATAATACTTCCAATTTTCATATCGTTATTTTTACGTTTATTatctgatatttacatttttgttatttgccgACCTCGAAAACTCCGGAAGAATGAGCGTCTTCTTCATCGGAGACACCCGacataaaaatctaggtcaaatctgtgTTAGTCTCCTCTTCAAAATGGGAACTGGGGTGTTGACAAAAGGCCCGAAAGGCATGTTAACATCACGCAAACAAAcggaatacatgtattttcaaatgATATCATGATAATAATACTTTCGGTAATATACTAGAAActtaatattgtatatttcagGGGTATATACCTTCTTCAgaaagtttaatttattttaataatggaCAGTGGTCGAGTGTAACATTTGACcatttaaccttgaccaatgaccaatGACCAACAAAACCAggaattagaatatttattattgtattaCGACACGTATGGTGTAAATATGAAGTAAATATTTACTTTTGAgttttccatatttattttatccCTAATTAGTAAGGTACCGTTTGTATATAGTGAACGTTGTGTCTGTCCGtctcatcttcgctagccaaggcttctgattacgttacactagttcgtgtagtgtaacgtaatcagaagccttggctagcgaagatggtcCGTCTATGCGTGTGTAAGTCCGTCCGATCCTATGGGTTATACACCTGTTTAGATTTGGTGGTAAAATATCAAGGTTGAAGGGCATGGCAAAAAATCACCATGGTCGATTTTTAATATCTGTAAATAGTTTTTTTGTAGTATCAAACACTGCCCTGCTTTCAAattcacacaaaataaaaatctgtTTCGACATATCATGAAATCAAACACCCTAATAAATCACAAAAGACAAAATTCATCGaattttacagtatattaaccattcatatattatatacattgttacaagAGATCCTAGAGGGATCCATATGAAtgaatgatccatatcagtcaaattTAAGACAGATCTTTTTTCTTGTTTCCCTTCACTCTTCATTCAAAATATCTAATAACTTAacatcaaaatccaagatggccgcctgccggccatgttgttttccgattggtcccaaaatgcaacatgcacaactagggacctaGGGGAACTTACCCATGAAATTGGAGAAatatccctttagtactttctgagaaatagcgaaaacaaatttcaattgtctaAATCCATGATGGTCGCTTGTCGGCCATGTAtaagtcccaaaatgcaatatgcataactagggccCATGGGGAACTTACAaatgatatttgagaaagtttCTTTTTGTACTTTACTTTACTTtgtaatagcgataacaaacttcaattgtcaaattccaagatggccgcctgtcatcagatggtgggctaaaaatgcagaaaaaaattaatgtaaacaCGGTACAGATGTAGATGAAAATAGCACATCTTAATAGATGCAGATGGCACTACCATACCTTTAATAGATATAGATGATAATGACTCACATTTAATATATGTAGATGACAATAGCATGCATTTAATAGATGTAGAATAGCATACCATTAATTGACGTGTATGACAATGAAATACCTTGACATTGACAATATACCATAGTCAATTGGATAGAATAACAGACAAAGGCTTTATAAATTCGCTCCCTCCAATGAAGCGATGACAggttcatttaagcattgaacggctttcagttggcattcatattgactatgaatgccaactgaaagccgttcaatgcttatatttaccatctgcgatcttttatttgtcgtgcgatttttttttgaaattttcaaattcaaatttcagttggcagttcataagctggtgaactcgcaactgaattggtagggttatatagtggcagtgccatacaatggtaaatatagcTTATTGATTGGTATgccatatatatttagataaatttgaaatgaaaatttaacacaaaataattcGATTAGCACAAGGCTAAGGCGAAATAGCTCATGAAGGAaaaactctctctctctctctctctctctctctctctctcaggCTCTCTCTCaggctctctctctctctctctctctctctctctctctctctcaggctctctctctctctctctctcgcacgcacgcacgcacacgcacacacacgcacacacacacacacacacacaccctggCAGACTAAATTGATTATAAAACTTGTATATAACAGTTTTATATCAGGTAGATGACGATATTTTACTTTTATGTAATAgaggtatgttgtatggtaaGGATACAATGACGATAGTCTATGGGTATTGGGTATAATGTCCTGTAACTCAGATATCGGCATTGGGTTCTGCGTAGGTTTTGATGTTCCAATGTTGTGGCGTCTTACCGTGTTTGTCTTCGGCCTGAACGTCGGCCCCATTACGTAACAATACATAAGTAATCGCTTCTTTTTTACCTTTCATAGACAGATGCAAAGGTGTTTCACCTTCCTGAGTCTTTGGAATTGACGCAAGCACCTCTTTTTATCAACAGCGTTACGAGGTCGCTATTGTCCTTTATTACTGCAAGGTGCAGGGGAGATTTTGAAAACCCGTCGTGGTTGTTAACACTGACGTTTTTGTCTAAGAGTAACTCTACCAACTCGAGAGAACAATTACTAATTGCACAGCAAAGTAGGTCTTCATTCAGTGTATTGGACAAGCCTACATCTGCGCCATGCTGTAGAAGACACTTGCTGATGGCAATGTTCGAGTGCGATACTGATTGGTAAAGCATAGTTTTGTCTCCAGCGTCCCCAAAGTTTGGATCAGCACCATGCTCAAGCAGTAGCGTTACTATCTTTGTGGAATATTGATCGGATTGGTTCTGACCAGGAGCAGATTCGAAGTGTGTACGTTTATGCTTCAGGGCAGATTTAACAGCCATgctaaggggagacaactttgAGGATACTTCTTTTACACAAGCGCCATGCGCGAGGAGGTCTCGCACTATATGCACATCACCTTTCCGAATTGCATACAGGAGTGCATTATAGTTCCTGTTGTCAATCAGTCTGGCATCTGCTCCAGCATTCAATAATCTTTTCGCGATATCACAAATTTGGTCTTTTGCCCGAAAATTATTTCGGCATACCCACATCAATGCCGATCTCTTGGTTTCGTCGCAAATATTCAGAGCAGCCCCTTCCTTTAATAAGGCCAATGTCAGTCTGAACATTTCCACACGACAACTCCATGCTAACAACGGAATATTCATCTCATTAGCATATTCCACAATTTTATCTTTGGAGCACTCGTTcataaatattttcagaaaatgtttATTTCCAAGAGCGGAATGGTAGAATATATCCTCTATATTGTTTTTTCTTAGCTCCTGGCACATCCTCTCAGCCAGATCTTTATATTCAGAACGTTCCAACATGATGACATGTTCACCAGCATTTGCTCGGGTGTCGACTATCTTGACATGACTTCTAAGGAATGTACTGGAACAGTACTTAAATAAAAACACGGTTGATTCCTCTCCTAATATAAAAGTTACTATGTCTTCGAATAATGAGTgcaaaaatgtatatgattttcCATTTCTTGTGAAATAAACTCCATTCAAAGCATCCATGGCATTACTTACTCCCTTTTGTGCTGTCATGCGATTCATTCCTAAAAGCTCCATCACCCAATCGACTTTGTCCCTATTAGACGAATCAGGACCGAGGTCTCTGTTGGATAATTTGTTTTCACAAACAGCACATAACGCTAGGGCGCAGAAATGGGAA
This genomic stretch from Pecten maximus chromosome 16, xPecMax1.1, whole genome shotgun sequence harbors:
- the LOC117344712 gene encoding ankyrin repeat domain-containing protein 50-like → MREQNPSHFCALALCAVCENKLSNRDLGPDSSNRDKVDWVMELLGMNRMTAQKGVSNAMDALNGVYFTRNGKSYTFLHSLFEDIVTFILGEESTVFLFKYCSSTFLRSHVKIVDTRANAGEHVIMLERSEYKDLAERMCQELRKNNIEDIFYHSALGNKHFLKIFMNECSKDKIVEYANEMNIPLLAWSCRVEMFRLTLALLKEGAALNICDETKRSALMWVCRNNFRAKDQICDIAKRLLNAGADARLIDNRNYNALLYAIRKGDVHIVRDLLAHGACVKEVSSKLSPLSMAVKSALKHKRTHFESAPGQNQSDQYSTKIVTLLLEHGADPNFGDAGDKTMLYQSVSHSNIAISKCLLQHGADVGLSNTLNEDLLCCAISNCSLELVELLLDKNVSVNNHDGFSKSPLHLAVIKDNSDLVTLLIKRGACVNSKDSGR